From the genome of Cryptococcus depauperatus CBS 7841 chromosome 1, complete sequence, one region includes:
- a CDS encoding holo-[acyl-carrier-protein] synthase, translating into MISGIGIDILSLSRFHSFVARRGAEKVARKICSPKEFERFRKIASTRQEDVLDQQVQFLSSRWCIKEAAYKSLSGLLPSSPTFKTFQLVHASTGQPRLDIVPQEIAANYALMPTLSHDAGVVVGVVVSLDKTFKQATQFNQGLES; encoded by the exons ATGATATCTGGAATAGGTATTGacattctttctctttctcggTTTCATAGCTTTGTGGCTAGGCGAGGCGCCGAAAAGGTTGCAAGAAAGATATGCTCTCCGAAAGAGTTTGAGCGGTTTAGGAAGATTGCTTCTACTAGGCAAGAAGACGTTTTGGATCAGCAAGTTCAATTCCTCTCTTCAAG ATGGTGTATCAAGGAAGCAGCCTATAAATCTCTCTCTGGATTACTTCCAAGTTCACCAACCTTTAAAACATTCCAGCTCGTTCATGCTTCTACCGGACAGCCCAGACTGGACATTGTTCCCCAAGAAATTGCAGCAAATTATGCCTTAATGCCGACCTTGTCGCACGACGCTGGCGTTGTTGTCGGGGTGGTGGTATCATTGGACAAAACATTCAAACAAGCAACTCAATTCAACCAAGGGCTTGAGTCTTGA
- a CDS encoding homoserine kinase, translating to MTRKYRINVPCTSANIGPGFDVCGIALSLSLSLVVTIPPPSPNFDPLPKIVYTGLDSDNVPLSPYKNLLTRVALYVLRANNIKNFPPGVTIEAHNEIPFGRGLGSSGAAVIAGVLLGNLLGDLKLPKSRLLDFALMVERHPDNVTAALMGGFVGSYLRELSPGDMSAASIPLAEVLPEYPPDAGPDWGVDPPQPPHGIGHFVRFGWAREIKAIAVSPRFELATAKARGVLPDNYSRKDMIFNLQRLAVLTTALARSPPDPDLIYDAMGDRVHQPYRMTLIPGLPTILSTLTPTSHPGLLGICLSGAGPTILALAIDNFENIATAIERIFRAENVLVDYKVLDIDEKGSVVEEI from the exons ATGACTAGAAAGTACAGAATCAACGTGCCATGCACTTCAGCAAACATTGGCCCAGGATTTGATGTCTGTGGAATTGCTCTATCGCTCTCACTGTCTCTTGTCGTCACCAtccctcctccttctcccaaCTTTGACCCCTTGCCCAAGATTGTTTACACTGGTCTTGATTCGGACAATgttcctctttctccttaCAAAAATCTGCTAACCCGTGTCGCTCTGTATGTACTGCGGGCAAACAACATCAAGAATTTTCCCCCAGGAGTCACCATTGAAGCCCACAATGAAATTCCGTTTGGCCGTGGACTTGGATCTTCGGGAGCAGCAGTCATTGCTGGTGTTTTGCTGGGAAATCTGTTAGGCGATCTCAAGCTGCCAAAATCTCGCCTTTTGGATTTTGCGTTGATGGTAGAGCGGCACCCAGATAATGTCACAGCAGCTCTCATGGGTGGATTTGTCGGGTCATACCTTCGCGAACTTTCTCCTGGAGATATGAGTGCTGCGTCTATCCCTCTCGCAGAAGTACTACCCGAATACCCGCCGGATGCAGGGCCTGATTGGGGTGTCGACCCTCCTCAGCCACCGCATGGGATAGGACACTTTGTTAGATTTGGATGGGCAAGAGAGATCAAAGCTATTGCTGTTAGCCCAAGATTTGAGCTGGCTACTGCTAAAGCAAGGGGAGTGTTGCCAGATAACTACTCTAGAAAGGATATG ATTTTCAATCTCCAAAGATTAGCTGTTTTAACTACTGCTTTGGCACGATCACCGCCAGACCCAGATCTCATCTACGACGCCATGGGTGATCGTGTTCACCAACCTTATCGTATGACTCTT ATTCCAGGTCTTCCTACAATACTTTCCACTCTCACACCCACCTCACACCCCGGCCTTCTTGGTATTTGTCTCTCTGGCGCTGGCCCTACCATACTTGCTCTTGCTATAGACAATTTTGAGAACATTGCTACTGCTATTGAGAGAATATTTAGAGCAGAGAATGTGCTTGTTGATTACAAAGTTTTGGACATTGATGAGAAGGGCAGCGTGGTTGAGGAAATCTGA
- a CDS encoding H/ACA ribonucleoprotein complex subunit 1 codes for MSGRGFSRGGSGRGGSRGGRGGGRGGFQQRDMGPPETVLEIGSFQHPVESEMLCTLTAPTKIPYFNAPIYLANKTQIGKVDEILGPINEVFFTVKMEHGMLAESFKKEDKVYISGEKLLPIERFLPKPKVAGGAKVTKRGGAGGRGGARGSRGGAGGRGGRGGFQARGGFQARGGFQTRGGGGGSGGRGGFQSRGGGGGRGGFRGGRGGY; via the exons ATGAGCGGTAGAGGATTCTCTAGAGGCGGAAGTGGCCGTGGTGGAAGTAGAG GCGGACGAGGTGGTGGTAGAGGAGGTTTCCAGCAAAGAGATATGGGTCCTCCCGAAACTGTTCTTG AAATTGGTTCTTTCCAACATCCAGTAGAATCAGAAATGCTTTGCACTCTCACTGCTCCAACAAAAATACCATACTTTAATGCTCCTATTTATCTCGCCAACAAAACCCAAATCGGTAAGGTCGATGAAATTCTCGGACCAATCAATGAAGTATTCTTTACTGTCAAGATGGAGCACGGGATGTTGGCAGAGAGTTTTaaaaaggaagacaagGTGTACATTTCTGGTGAAAAGCTTTTGCCTATAGAAAGATTTCTGCCGAAGCCAAAAGTTGCTGGAGGTGCCAAGGTTACCA AGCGTGGTGGTGCTGGCGGAAGAGGTGGTGCTCGAGGAAGCCGAGGCGGCGCCGGTGGACGGGGTGGACGGGGCGGCTTTCAAGCCAGAGGCGGTTTCCAAGCTAGAGGCGGTTTCCAAACTAGAGGCGGTGGTGGTGGTTCTGGGGGACGAGGAGGGTTCCAATCTCgaggaggtggaggtggcAGAGGTGGATTTAGGGGAGGTAGAGGGGGATACTAG